The genomic DNA CTTGGCCTTGTCCAATCAGAAGGGGTGTGGGGGTGTGGTCCCCCTTGCCTTAGCACAGGGTTTCCGGAGCACACAGGCGAGGGGTGGAGCCTGCTGCGGGCACCCCCCTCCTTCTCTGCCCCCCAGGTTGGGAACAATGCACCAATGAGCCTGGGCCTGTGGCTCTTCTGCCCCCTCCTACTTTGGTTGGATTCCAGCCAAGTTAACTCTTTCCACCGAGGCTTCAGGGCAAGTTGCAGCTCCTTGGTGAGGAAGGTGTTGGCACTGGCTTGAGAGGTACTGTCCTTGAAAGCCCCACAAACTATTATTAGCCAAGTAGAAACTGAGGGATAGTTAGAGTTGCATGTGATGTTTAAGAACAGAGTCTCCTGAAATCTGAAAAGAGGAACTGGTAAACAACCTTGTGTGACGTTTTTCCATCTTACTGGTTTCTGGACCGCAGGCTGCTTTAGCAAGAAAGAGACAAGTGTGATACTCTTGCTGGGCCTGGTGTGGGCAGATTTGTGCTTTATGAATGTGTCTGAGCATTGGTCCTTGGGCTTGGGATGTATTTCTGAGGCATTCTTTGTACTGTCAGAGGCTCACTAGTGATAGAGAGTTGGGAGCACCTGTAATGGGGAGAGAGGCGAGGGCTAATAGGGAAAGCTGGTGGGGTAAGGGTATGGTGGGCAGATGCCTGGGGAGTGTGAGAAAAACAACTGAGATAGGAAATGTTTTTCCTGGGTTGGAGTTTCCAAGGGGGCCTCTTTCTGAATAAGTTTCTGACTTGGTTTCTTCCTCCTTAATCTCCCAGGGGAGTTTGAGGAGGAATCAAAGCAGCCGGGGGTGTCAGAGCAGCAGCGACATCAATTGAAGCACCGCGAGCTTTTTCTTTCTCGGCAATTTGAATCATTACCAGCTACCCACATACGGTATAGGACAATCGTCCACTGTGACCTGCATGCACTTACTTAGAAGATGGAGAGGAGGGGGTGGTGTGGTGGAGGTGCTGCAGAGAGGGAATGAGGAGTCACCCAGGGTTTTCTGACCTCACCTGCAGGGGGAAATGCAGTGTGACCCTCTTGAATGAGACAGATATCTTGAGCCAGTACCTGGAAAAGGAGGTGAGAAAGAGGTATTGGGATAAGAGGGAGGGGATCAGGTAATGCCCCAAAAGGCAGGAGGAAGGTAGAACTGTGATAAGGTAGAGGTTGACAGCCTGTCTTGGGAACTCTGGATGTCCCCCACTTTCCCCTACTTACAAGGACTGCTGCCTTGCTTACCTTTTCTTTTCCCATCTCCAGGACTGTTTTTTTTACTCACTGGTGTTTGACCCTGTGCAGAGGACACTTCTTGCTGATCAGGGGGAGATCAGAGTTGGTTGCAAATACCAAGCTGAGATCCCCGATCGCCTGGCAGAGGGTGAGTAACAGGATAGACTGTATGGCTTCCAGGTCATGTAACATCATAGTCTCTGAGAATGGTGTGCCCTGGACTTGTCCAGTGCACACTCTGCATGGTTCTCTGCTGTGACCTGACAGAATGGGACCATAGGAACCTGAAAGGGGCAACTGGGAAGGGAAGTCTGAGAGTTGAGGTGGCTGATACAGTCCCACCAGGAGATGAGGAGGGATGAGGTACTGTTGACAGTACCGTACCCTCACTGTCTTCTCCCTGCTGTTGCCATTGCCCTGTTCCCCAGGAGAATCTGATAATCGAAACCAACAGAAGATGGAGATGAAGGTCTGGGATCCAGACAACCCTCTAACAGACCGGCAGATTGATCAGTTTCTCGTGGTGGCCCGGTgaggggtgggtggatggggaagGAGGGCTGGGGCAGGTGTGGACATAGTTCTGAGTCTCATTCTTAGAGAtgcacattatttatttatttatttttggtatgagtgttttccttttttctcatcttGCTTAGTACCTTAGCCCCCTGGtgctttctcctcctttctctcttgACTTCTCAATGTCTTCCTCAGGGCGGTGGGGACCTTTGCAAGAGCCCTAGATTGCAGTAGCTCCATTCGGCAGCCAAGCCTGCACATGAGTGCAGCTGCTGCCTCCCGAGACATCACCCTGGTGAGCACAAGTTGGTGGTTAGTTGGGCAGTCTGGGCTTTCAGGGACCTGCAGAGCTTGGGGACAGGAGATGAGGGTGTTGCTGAGGGTGTGGGAGTATTTAAAGAGCagcaggggagcggtgccagggGATTCACCAGCAGTGGTCATCCACATTGTTTCCCACCTCCCCTGTAGTTTCACGCGATGGATACCTTGCAAAGGAATGGCTATGACCTGGCTAAAGCCATGTCTACCCTGGTGCCCCAGGGGGGCCCGGTGCTGTGTCGGGATGAGATGGAAGAATGGTCTGCCTCAGAGGCCATGCTATTTGAGGAGGCCCTGGAGAAGTATGGGAAGGATTTCAATGATATTCGTCAGGACTTTGTAAGTGGACACAGCTAGGAGGAAAGGTGGAAGAGACGGTAGGTGAGGGAACCAGGACCTGGGGCCAATGTCAGCTcatccttcctctctgcctccttaGCTACCCTGGAAGTCACTTGCCAGCATAGTCCAGTTTTATTACATGTGGAAAACCACAGACCGCTATATTCAGCAGGTATGGTCTGGGCCAGGGAGGCTGGCTCAGAGACCTGCCCACCCCTGCCTTTGAAGTTGACAACTTCCTCCTGCTGaaatgctctttttttccttcctgcagAAAAGATTGAAAGCTGCTGAAGCAGACAGCAAACTGAAACAAGTCTATATCCCCACCTAGTAAGTATGATGGGTGAGCAGACTgccatgttttccttttcttcccccagGCTGTGCTTTCCTTAGTGATTGCGGGGGAGCAGGGGCAAAGACAAGGTGGAAATGAATTCTTTCCCTTGACCAGTTCCTGGTTTCTCCCCACTGTTGCCCCCATTAGCACTAAGCCAAACCCCAATCAGATCATCTCTGTGGGCTCGAAACCTGGTATGAATGGGGCTGGATTCCAGAAGGGCTTGACTTGCGAGAGCTGCCACAGTGAGTTCCGTGAGGGACAAGGGTGTTGAGGGTGGGTGAGAGGTCTGCTCTGGCCCAAGAACCTGAGGGGCTCAGGTGGCATGCTTTTTTCCACCACTCCCTCGCCTCTCCCTGCTTCTACAGCCACACAGTCTGCCCAGTGGTATGCCTGGGGTCCCCCCAATATGCAGTGCCGCCTCTGTGCTTCCTGTTGGATCTACTGGAAGAAGTATGGGGGACTGAAGACCCCCACCCAGCTTGAGGGGGCTGCTCGGGGCACAACAGTAAGGACTGATAGGGCACAAACGGAGGAGAGCTGTAGGCATGTTGACAGGAGCTTTGTGAAGTCTAGAATACTCATCTTATATGGTGATggtttgatgtgtgtgtgtgttcatgggaGGTGGTGGTAGATAGAGGCTGGGGAATCAGATCATGATGGCAATGGAGACTGGACAGGAATAAATTGTTCTCTGCAGAGAATAGAAAATAGAAGGGAGCTTCAGTGcccatctgtgatctccctttttcctttgtccttccaGGAGCCACACTCGAGGGGTCATTTATCCAGACCTGAAGCCCAAAGTCTTTCCCCCTATACAACCAGCGCCAACCGGGCCAAGCTGCTGGCTAAAAACAGGCAAACATTCCTGCTGCAGACCACAAAGCTGACCCGTCTTGCCAGACGCATGTGCAGGGATCTGTTACAGCCGAGGAGGGCTGCCCGAAGACCCTATGCCCCTATCAATGCAAATGCCATCAAGGCAGAGTGTAAGGGCAGGAGTGGTGGGGCTAGTGGCAGGTTTGGGGTTGTTTTGGCCAGAGACCAGTGTTTCTCTGGATGTTTAATGAAAGTAGGGATAGTAGGCTACAGGGGTTTGTTAGGAGATTAGGAAGCTTCTGGCTCAAGAAGAGGCCTGAACAGTGAAGCCCCTTCAAAAACTTCCATTTTCGTTCTCCAGGCTCCATTCGACTTCCTAAGGCTGCCAAGACTCCACTGAAGATTCACCCTCTGGTGCGGCTGCCCCTGGCAACTATCGTCAAAGATCTGGGTATGGGATGGGGAACCAGACTGTGGATATAGAGTGGGTGTGGAATGGGGAGCCAGTGTGGTGGTGTCAGGCTCTCAATCCTTTCACTATCTCTCCcccaacttttttttctctcccactgAGTCCAGAGATTAACAACCTGTGCTATTGTAGGTTAGTCATGTTTGTTCCTAAGCTATTCAGTATTACTGTATTGGTAAGATCACACTTGTGTGCTTTTTAAAGACTGGCAATTGCTCACCAAGCCCAACCTCTCTCCATCACTATTTTCAGGGATGCCCAGGGAGACTGCATGGAGATGGGAAAGTATGATAGTTCTCtgagttttcttttacttttttttctggtaGTGGCCCAGGCACCTCTGAAACCAAAAACACCTCGGGGTACCAAGACACCAATCAACAGAAACCAGCTGACCCAGAACCGGGGCCTGGGAGGCATTATGGTGAAACGGGCCTATGAGACTGTGAGTTGACAGACTGGAGCAGGCCAAGCTGCTAGGGATGGGCTTTTATTTCTGGTAGGAGTCTGTGGGAGCCCCTCTCATTGTGCTGCCCCACCCTTTTCCAGATGGCAGGGGCAGGGGTCCCATTCTCTGCCAATGGAAGGCCTCTGGCCTCAGGGATTCGCTCAGGCTCACAGCCAGCAGCCAAGCGTCAGAAACTAAACCCAGCTGATGCCCCCAATCCCGTGGTGTTTGTGGCCACAAAAGATACCAGGTAGGGAGCTGAGAGGCTGACAACCCAGACTGGTGGGTATGGAAAATTGGTGGGTATCTGAGTAAGACCAGCTCCAGGAAGACTGGGTGCAGGGTGGGGATGCCAGAAAAGAATGGGCTGGAGGCAGAACTGCAGCATGGACTGTGGGGTTTCTCCTCAAAGGCCTTAGCCTTCTCTGTCCCTCTTGCCCCTTTCTGTCCAGGGCCCTGCGGAAGGCTCTGACCCATGTGGAAATGCGGCGAGCTGCACGCCGGCCCAACCTGCCCCTGAAGGTGAAGCCACCACTGATTGCAGTGCGGCCCTCCGTCCCTCTCTCTGCACCCTCACATCCTGCCAGCACCAATGAGCCCATTGTCCTGGAGGACTGAGCATCTGTCGGGGAGGTGGGCTGAAAGCTAGAGGGTATGGGCCCAGGGCGTCCAACCTCCCTGCCCTCAAGTAGCAAAGGGAATGAGGAGTGACTTGACTGGTGGGGAGGAGGCTAGTGAGTGTGTCCTTGGAGAGGTTGGGCGCCCTCTGGTGTTACCACTTGAAGGCTTGTCTCTGTCCCCTGCTTCTCCATGCCTGGTGATGGAGGGAACACTGCAGGAACGTGGCCCATTGTGGGAACCTAGCCTGTTTTGGGGAGTAGGTCCCACAGTTGTCTTGGACAGTTTTGGGgaggtttaattttttaaaaattttgcctcCCTTTGTGaaaggggatgggggaggggaagaggtgGTGGTATCTGGTTGGGGAGGGGGGGCGTGCACTGCCGTGACTGccatgtctatttttttttttttctaatagggGGGTTTCTCTTCCTGTCCGGTGTCCGGACTTTCCTAATTGGAGTTTGAGGCCCCTAAGCTGGCATCAACCCCAGCCTatgctctctctttccttccctccccttgtCCCCTTTGCCTTTTGTATGCCAATTCTCAGAAATAAAGATCTTTTGTCCGTTTTTTTAACCTCGGATTCTGTAATTGGTTCTTATAGTAACAAATAAAAAGCTGTTTTCTTCAGCTCCTCCTGGCTCAGTTGTTCTCTGCCATGgatgcgggggtggggggtgcatggGGGGTGTCTTCAATTGGGAAAATAAAGGACAAAGGACAGTAAAAGAGGTACATAAAGCTGGGAACAGCTTTATGAGATACGCAGCCTTGAAGGCAGGCTGTTCAGCTAGCTTTCTTGTAGGACCCAAACTGTACCCAAGCTCCATCTTGGCACATACTCATTCAAAGCACTTGGGATGAGCTGGTTCTCAATGGCTGGGGCCTCCATTGGAGGGCGGCGGAGCATGAGGTGCTTTTTACGGAATCTGGGGAGTTGTGAGAGACCAGGGCAAGATGTAGCCTACCTACAGGGGGATACTGCAGGGAGGTAACTTACCACCTAGCTGTGTGGTGTGTTTGCACAGACTGACATCAAGGATCCCCAAGGCCAGTCTCAGCAACTTGATATTGGAGCAGCTCTAGTGCTGTTTTTACTGCCTTTTTAGGTTTGGGAGACAGCTGGACCCATAGGAGAGAAAAGTTAAGCCTACTATGTGCTTCTTGGGCACTTCCTTTAGGAATGGGGAACAGCCTCAGCAGTTGCCAGTTGCTCAAGGTTTCAGAGGTTGAGATGTCTTAGGTCCACTGCTCTTTCTACAATCCAAAGCTGTGGGTTGATAACCACAGCAAGAGCTACTTAGCCCATCTGATAGTCCTCTCCATCCCACGATCTCTCTTTCTAGAGCCTCCTCAGCATCTTTACTCTCCCGGTTCTGAGCTTACCCTCAGTAGAGTCGGGAGGAACTGACAAGTAAACCAGTCTGGGGAAAAGCACTACCTTCCCTCTCCATTGCATGCCTTGAAGTGGGCGGGTGGCTTTGGCGCCTCGTGAGTGCTCCACGCAACCCATTATTGCGGAAGGAAATCGTAACTCACCGGCACCGCAGTGATCTGGATGTGGCCCCGTGGAGGCAGGAAGGTGTACGGTCGGGGCAGAGCTCCTCAACCAGAGCTAGGAAACGGTCGCAGAACACCCATTTTGGGGGAGGACCCAGGGCAGAGGGAGAGCGTAACAACCCTAAGGAGTTGGAAGTCCAGGGACGGCCCTGGGCTACGTGGAGGATGCTTATCCTCTGCCTTTATTAGCCGGGAAAATACGGGGTTGAAGATACAGGCGCGAGTCTCTATCGCCTCTCGAAGGAAGGAAGACACCACCCGGGACCACCCAGGGAGAAAAGCTCAGGCTGTGAACCCGGCGCCAGCCTTTGTGGCTGCTGTTATGAATGTTCACGATCTTTGGGTGGTAAATCAACGCCTGAACAGCTCAGAGCATACCAATCAGCTTACCGCATGCAGATAAACACCGTAGTAGGGCGGCTTTGGAGACTTAGCACAGGCTGGAAACGGAACCCTGAGTCGAAGGAGCTTGGTTTCTGGAGGAGTGTGCCCATGCCTATTATACGTCACTTCCTATTGGACTAGCGGAAGTTGCTTCCGATCGCGTTGCTATTTGTAGGAGTTCCGGTGGTGACAAGAGGTAGTGTTTTGTCCGTCCTGAAGAGTCGCAATGGCGGCGGTGGATTCGGACGTCGAACCGCTGCAGCGTAGGGGTTTCCGCTGCCGCCTCTGCCACGTTACTACAGCCAACCGTAAGCGGTGGTTATGAGAGGGGTGGTTGtgggttttcttccttgggtcctagTGAAAGCTAGGGTTTAGGTTATGGTTGTCACGTCGGTTGGTAGGGTCACTCACCTCGGTTTTCACTCCGCCTGTCCGAAGGGATTCCAGAGTGGGGACAGCCTCACTACCTTACCTCCAGTATCCGAAATTTCCATGACGgaagtttcattattttattccctCTTTGGCCGTCGTATATTGGGCATCCCCTTTGTGCCTGGTACTCTGCTGGGCTCTGGGGTTGAGAGAGGGGATCAGAGATGAAGGAGCTCACCATCTAGAGTTGGGGACAGTTTCATTGTTCTAGATATGTTTGCGAAGCTGTGGGGTTACAGAAAAGGTAGTGATTAAAGGGGAGCCCTACAGGAGGAGCTACCAAAAGGTAGGGCCATGGCATTGACTGGAAAGTGGGTTTGGAAAAGTAGACGAGGTCCTTGTATCACAGTGCAAGGGGCTTAGTGACACTTTAAATTCCACTTTTGAAGTCTGGAATCATGTTCTTCCCTGAAAGGGGTCTTTCGTTCTTTTTCTTAGTGAATATGGCACTGACACTATTTGTCTAGTAGTGTAACCCACAAATCCAGGATAGTGTTCCCTGGCTCCACATATACACTGGTGACATCAAGAAGCTGGttcaaaatgcaataaaaataaaatagcagctACCTTTTCCCACATTTGCCATATACTCTCTGCCAAATGCTCCATAGGAATAATACCAATGTgggaggtactattattatctccattttatatctgaggaaactgatgcacagaaaggttaagtaactttcccaaggtctcACACAGCTTGCCAGAGCTAAGATTTAAACTTGGTCAGTGTAACTTGAGGTCTTGCACTTGCAGTCTATACCATACTCAGAGATGATCATAGGAAATAGTCTAGAGTCCtgatttatttagttctttataTGACCTGAAAAAGTTCCCTGTGAATTTCTTTACAGTTTTCAGGTGTTGCTCTACCTAGGACTTATAGATGGTTTACAGAATTCTTGTAATGTGGCCAGTTCTCCTGGGAACCACTTGGAAAGAATGCCCTATATAGACAAATAGTTGAGAGGAAGGTGAAAGGGGCCAGGATGAGAGGAAGGGGTAGGAACAGTGAAGAGTGATTTGGatgtttttgtttcatatttgtcTTTGCAGGACCCAGCTTAGATGCCCACTTGGGAGGCCGGAAGCACCAACACCTGGTAGAACTGAGAGCTGCTCGAAAGGCCCAGGGGCTTCGAAGTGTGTTTGTTAGTGGCTTTCCCCGGGATGTGGATTCTACTCAGCTGTCTGAGTACTTCCGGGCATTTGGACCTGTGGCCAGTGTGGTCATGGACAAGGACAAGGTAGAGCGAATGGCTCTGGGGGTGAAGAATGAGTCAGGTGTGCCAAATACcgaaagaaatgagagagagaaaccagcagcctctttctttttttttttttattgaagggtagttgacaacagcattgcattacattagtttcaggtgtacaacacagtgattcaccatttatatacatgataattctaggtaccaggtatcaccataccaagttgttacaatattttgactatattccttatgctatacattacatcccggttacttatttattttaccattggaagtgtgtttatatatatatatatatattttttttttgtgagggcatctctcatatttattgatcaaatagttgttaaccacaataaatttctgtatagggggggtcaatactcaatgcacaatcattaatccaccccaagcctaattttcgtcagtctccaatcttctgatgcataacgaacaaattcttacatggagtacaaattcttacatagtgaataagttacatggtgaacagtgcaagggcagtcataacagaagctttcggttttgttcatgcattatgaactatacacagttcaaatatgaatattc from Manis pentadactyla isolate mManPen7 chromosome 9, mManPen7.hap1, whole genome shotgun sequence includes the following:
- the MTA2 gene encoding metastasis-associated protein MTA2 isoform X1, translated to MAANMYRVGDYVYFENSSSNPYLVRRIEELNKTANGNVEAKVVCLFRRRDISSSLNSLADSNAREFEEESKQPGVSEQQRHQLKHRELFLSRQFESLPATHIRGKCSVTLLNETDILSQYLEKEDCFFYSLVFDPVQRTLLADQGEIRVGCKYQAEIPDRLAEGESDNRNQQKMEMKVWDPDNPLTDRQIDQFLVVARAVGTFARALDCSSSIRQPSLHMSAAAASRDITLFHAMDTLQRNGYDLAKAMSTLVPQGGPVLCRDEMEEWSASEAMLFEEALEKYGKDFNDIRQDFLPWKSLASIVQFYYMWKTTDRYIQQKRLKAAEADSKLKQVYIPTYTKPNPNQIISVGSKPGMNGAGFQKGLTCESCHTTQSAQWYAWGPPNMQCRLCASCWIYWKKYGGLKTPTQLEGAARGTTEPHSRGHLSRPEAQSLSPYTTSANRAKLLAKNRQTFLLQTTKLTRLARRMCRDLLQPRRAARRPYAPINANAIKAECSIRLPKAAKTPLKIHPLVRLPLATIVKDLVAQAPLKPKTPRGTKTPINRNQLTQNRGLGGIMVKRAYETMAGAGVPFSANGRPLASGIRSGSQPAAKRQKLNPADAPNPVVFVATKDTRALRKALTHVEMRRAARRPNLPLKVKPPLIAVRPSVPLSAPSHPASTNEPIVLED
- the MTA2 gene encoding metastasis-associated protein MTA2 isoform X2; this encodes MEMKVWDPDNPLTDRQIDQFLVVARAVGTFARALDCSSSIRQPSLHMSAAAASRDITLFHAMDTLQRNGYDLAKAMSTLVPQGGPVLCRDEMEEWSASEAMLFEEALEKYGKDFNDIRQDFLPWKSLASIVQFYYMWKTTDRYIQQKRLKAAEADSKLKQVYIPTYTKPNPNQIISVGSKPGMNGAGFQKGLTCESCHTTQSAQWYAWGPPNMQCRLCASCWIYWKKYGGLKTPTQLEGAARGTTEPHSRGHLSRPEAQSLSPYTTSANRAKLLAKNRQTFLLQTTKLTRLARRMCRDLLQPRRAARRPYAPINANAIKAECSIRLPKAAKTPLKIHPLVRLPLATIVKDLVAQAPLKPKTPRGTKTPINRNQLTQNRGLGGIMVKRAYETMAGAGVPFSANGRPLASGIRSGSQPAAKRQKLNPADAPNPVVFVATKDTRALRKALTHVEMRRAARRPNLPLKVKPPLIAVRPSVPLSAPSHPASTNEPIVLED